A genomic window from Bubalus bubalis isolate 160015118507 breed Murrah chromosome 11, NDDB_SH_1, whole genome shotgun sequence includes:
- the LOC102392924 gene encoding olfactory receptor 4K14, with the protein MDLQNYSLVSEFVLHGLCTSQHLQKFFFVFFSEIYVVTVLGNLIIVVTVISDPHLHSSPMYFLLGNLSFLDIWLASFATPKMIRDFLSDQKLISFGGCMAQIFFLHFVGGAEMVLLVTMAYDRYVAICKPLHYMTVMSRQTCVGLVLVSWVIGFVHSISQVAFTVNLPYCGPNEVDSFFCDLPLVIKLACLDTYVLGILMISDSGLLSMSCFLLLLISYTVILITVRQRAAGGVSKALSTCSAHIMVVTLFFGPCIFIYVWPFSRFSVDKLLSVFYTIFTPFLNPLIYTLRNKEMKISMKKLRNRHVTFH; encoded by the coding sequence ATGGACCTGCAGAATTATTCCTTGGTGTCAGAATTTGTGTTGCATGGACTCTGCACTTCACAACatcttcaaaaatttttctttgtattcttctCTGAGATCTATGTGGTCACTGTTCTGGGCAACCTTATCATTGTGGTCACTGTAATATCTGACCCCCACCTACACTCCTCCCCTATGTACTTCCTGCTGGGGAATCTCTCTTTCCTGGACATATGGCTGGCCTCATTTGCCACTCCCAAGATGATCAGGGACTTCCTTAGTGATCAAAAGCTCATCTCCTTCGGAGGATGTATGGCTCAAATCTTCTTCTTGCACTTTGTTGGTGGGGCTGAGATGGTACTTCTTGTTACCATGGCCTATGACAGGTATGTGGCCATATGCAAGCCTTTGCATTACATGACAGTGATGAGCCGGCAGACTTGCGTGGGGCTGGTGTTGGTTTCATGGGTCATTGGATTTGTGCACTCCATCAGTCAGGTAGCCTTTACTGTAAATTTACCTTACTGTGGCCCCAACGAGGTGGACAGCTTTTTCTGTGACCTTCCTCTTGTGATCAAGCTTGCCTGCCTGGACACCTATGTCTTGGGTATACTTATGATCTCAGACAGTGGGTTGCTTTCCATgagctgtttcctcctcctcctgatcTCCTACACTGTTATTCTTATCACTGTCCGACAGCGTGCAGCTGGTGGGGTCTCCAAAGCACTCTCGACTTGCTCTGCACATATCATGGTAGTCACACTCTTCTTTGGGCCCTGCATTTTCATTTATGTGTGGCCTTTTAGTAGGTTCTCTGTGGACAAGCTCCTCTCTGTGTTTTACACCATTTTTACTCCATTCTTGAACCCTCTTATCTACACACTGAGAAATAAGGAGATGAAAATAtctatgaagaaactgagaaaccGACATGTGACTTTTCACTGA